A window from Toxoplasma gondii ME49 chromosome IX, whole genome shotgun sequence encodes these proteins:
- a CDS encoding hypothetical protein (encoded by transcript TGME49_291970), with the protein MYVRRHVHVFTCGAVNSTYSIRYPKVCLFGGFLSERSIAQAPVEVQSAVNVRNLQHGSFCQSARPDSANFRQQHADSSGFLIHLCVAAARQAISYLSKPGSFTAPVAIQSSKTHLNAFCYSQLEPFS; encoded by the coding sequence atgtatgtacgcaGGCATGTTCACGTGTTCACATGCGGTGCCGTAAACAGTACATATTCTATCCGCTACCCAAAAGTGTGTCTGTTTGGGGGCTTCTTGTCTGAAAGATCTATTGCTCAGGCACCAGTCGAAGTGCAGTCCGCAGTGAATGTTCGCAACCTGCAGCACGGAAGTTTCTGCCAGAGTGCTCGACCTGATAGTGCGAACTTTCGGCAGCAGCACGCGGATTCCTCGGGTTTCCTCATTCATCTGTGTGTAGCGGCAGCAAGGCAAGCGATTTCTTATTTGTCGAAACCTGGCTCGTTCACCGCACCAGTTGCCATACAGAGCTCAAAAACGCATCTCAACGCTTTTTGCTACAGTCAGTTGGAACCCTTTTCGTAG